One Pseudomonas muyukensis DNA segment encodes these proteins:
- a CDS encoding FMN-dependent NADH-azoreductase, whose protein sequence is MKLLHIDSSILGDNSASRQLSREVVDAWKAADPSIEVVYRDLAADAISHFSAATLVAAGTPEQMRDAAQAHEAKLSAETLEEFLAADAVVIGAPMYNFTVPTQLKAWIDRVAVAGKTFRYTEAGPEGLCGDKKVILVSTAGGLHQGQPTGVGHEDFLKVFLGFIGISDLEIVRAHGLAYGPEHRAKAIDAAQAQIAGELFAAA, encoded by the coding sequence ATGAAACTGTTGCATATCGATTCGAGCATCCTGGGCGACAATTCCGCCTCCCGCCAACTGAGCCGCGAAGTGGTCGACGCCTGGAAAGCCGCAGATCCGAGCATCGAGGTGGTCTACCGTGATCTGGCCGCCGACGCCATCAGCCATTTCTCCGCCGCCACCTTGGTGGCCGCCGGCACCCCCGAGCAAATGCGCGACGCCGCCCAGGCCCACGAAGCCAAGCTCAGCGCCGAAACCCTGGAAGAGTTCCTGGCCGCCGACGCGGTGGTGATTGGCGCGCCGATGTACAACTTCACCGTGCCGACCCAGCTCAAGGCCTGGATCGACCGCGTGGCCGTCGCCGGCAAGACCTTCCGCTATACCGAAGCCGGCCCTGAAGGGCTGTGCGGCGACAAGAAGGTGATCCTGGTGTCCACCGCCGGTGGTCTGCACCAGGGCCAGCCGACCGGTGTCGGCCATGAGGACTTCCTCAAGGTGTTCCTCGGTTTCATCGGTATCAGCGACCTGGAAATCGTCCGTGCCCACGGCCTGGCCTACGGCCCCGAGCACCGCGCCAAGGCCATCGACGCCGCCCAGGCGCAGATTGCCGGTGAACTGTTCGCCGCTGCCTGA
- a CDS encoding undecaprenyl-diphosphate phosphatase: protein MDFWSALQAIILGVVEGLTEFLPISSTGHQIIVADLIGFGGERAMAFNIIIQLGAILAVVWEFRRKILDVVVGLPTQAPARRFTANLLIAFLPAVVLGVLFADLIHEYLFNPVTVAAALVVGGVIMLWAERREHRVEVDHVDEMRWSHALKIGFIQCLAMIPGTSRSGSTIIGGLLFGLSRKAATEFSFFLAMPTMVGAAVYSGYKYRELFQPGDLPVFALGFVVSFIFAMIAVRGLLKFIANHSYAVFAWYRIAFGLLILATWEFGWVDWATAHG, encoded by the coding sequence ATGGATTTTTGGAGTGCCTTGCAGGCAATCATCTTGGGCGTGGTCGAGGGCCTGACGGAGTTTTTGCCGATTTCCAGTACCGGGCACCAGATCATCGTTGCCGACCTGATTGGCTTTGGCGGTGAACGCGCCATGGCGTTCAACATCATCATCCAGCTGGGCGCGATCCTGGCGGTGGTGTGGGAGTTTCGGCGCAAGATCCTCGATGTCGTGGTCGGCCTGCCGACGCAGGCCCCCGCGCGGCGTTTCACCGCCAACCTGCTGATCGCCTTCCTGCCGGCGGTGGTGTTGGGCGTGCTGTTCGCCGACCTGATTCATGAGTACCTGTTCAACCCGGTCACGGTGGCGGCCGCGCTGGTGGTGGGCGGCGTGATCATGCTGTGGGCCGAGCGGCGCGAGCACCGGGTGGAAGTCGACCATGTCGACGAGATGCGCTGGAGCCATGCCTTGAAGATCGGTTTCATCCAGTGCCTGGCGATGATTCCGGGGACCTCCCGCTCGGGCTCGACCATCATCGGCGGCCTGTTGTTCGGCCTGTCGCGCAAGGCCGCCACCGAGTTCTCGTTCTTCCTGGCCATGCCGACCATGGTCGGCGCGGCGGTGTACTCGGGGTACAAGTACCGCGAGCTGTTCCAGCCCGGCGACTTGCCGGTGTTCGCCCTGGGCTTCGTGGTGTCGTTCATCTTCGCCATGATTGCCGTGCGCGGACTGCTCAAGTTCATTGCCAACCATAGTTACGCGGTATTTGCCTGGTACCGCATTGCCTTTGGCTTGCTGATCCTGGCCACCTGGGAGTTTGGCTGGGTCGATTGGGCGACGGCGCACGGCTGA
- a CDS encoding methyl-accepting chemotaxis protein, which yields MDQVATAVNEVTYAVHDVAKHAEQAASEMRNAQAQVGHGQQAIHGSLQQIDRLSATIDQAVQVIRELASHSTKIGGVLEVIRSIAEQTNLLALNAAIEAARAGEQGRGFAVVADEVRLLAQRTAQSTAEIQTMIEHLQGQSEAAVRAIDTSSEASRQTVEQAREAGSSLDAISQALGNLGALNASIASATLQQSHVVEEINRNVTETADLSQQTAEAARQSSDAGSALAQLSEELEQLLKQFKV from the coding sequence ATGGACCAGGTGGCCACTGCCGTCAACGAAGTCACCTACGCCGTGCACGACGTGGCCAAGCACGCCGAGCAGGCCGCCAGTGAAATGCGCAATGCCCAGGCCCAGGTCGGCCATGGCCAGCAGGCGATCCATGGCAGCCTGCAACAGATCGACCGGCTCTCGGCGACCATCGACCAGGCCGTGCAGGTGATCCGCGAGCTGGCCAGCCACAGCACCAAGATCGGCGGGGTGCTCGAGGTGATCCGCTCGATCGCCGAACAGACCAACCTGCTGGCTCTCAACGCCGCCATCGAGGCGGCCCGTGCCGGCGAACAGGGCCGTGGCTTCGCCGTGGTCGCCGACGAAGTGCGCCTGCTGGCCCAGCGCACGGCCCAGTCGACCGCCGAGATCCAGACCATGATCGAGCACCTGCAAGGGCAATCGGAGGCAGCGGTGCGCGCCATCGACACCAGCAGCGAGGCTTCGCGCCAGACCGTCGAGCAGGCCCGCGAGGCCGGCAGCAGCCTGGATGCCATCAGCCAGGCCCTGGGCAACCTCGGCGCGCTCAATGCCTCGATCGCCAGTGCCACCTTGCAGCAATCCCATGTGGTCGAGGAGATCAACCGCAACGTCACCGAAACCGCCGACCTGTCGCAGCAGACCGCCGAAGCGGCGCGCCAGTCCAGTGATGCGGGCAGTGCCCTGGCACAGTTGAGCGAGGAACTGGAGCAGTTGCTCAAGCAGTTCAAGGTGTAG
- a CDS encoding ABC-F family ATPase, whose amino-acid sequence MISTANITMQFGSKPLFENVSVKFNNGNRYGLIGANGCGKSTFMKILGGDLEPSGGQVMLEPNTRLGKLRQDQFAYEDFTVIDTVIMGHEQLYKVKAERDRIYSLAEMTEEDGMAVAELETEFAEMDGYTADSRAGELLLGLGIPLEQHFGPMSEVAPGWKLRVLLAQALFSDPDVLLLDEPTNHLDINTIRWLETILTARNSTMIIISHDRHFLNSVCTHMADLDYGELRLFPGNYDEYMTAATQSREQLLSDNAKKKAQIAELQTFVSRFSANASKAKQATSRAKQIDKIQLAEVKPSSRVSPFIRFEQTKKLHRQAVIVEKMAKAFDDKVLFKDFSFTIEAGERVAIIGPNGIGKTTLLRTLVGEMQPDAGAVKWTDSAEVGYYAQDHAHDFEDDMTLFDWMGQWTSGEQVIRGTLGRMLFSNDEILKSVKVISGGEQGRMLFGKLILQKPNVLVMDEPTNHLDMESIEALNLALENYPGTLLFVSHDREFVSSLATRIIELTADGVVDFSGTYDDYLRSQGVVV is encoded by the coding sequence TTGATTTCTACCGCTAACATCACCATGCAGTTCGGCTCCAAGCCGCTGTTCGAAAACGTCTCGGTCAAATTCAACAACGGCAACCGCTACGGCCTGATCGGCGCCAACGGTTGCGGCAAGTCGACCTTCATGAAGATCCTCGGCGGCGACCTCGAGCCGTCCGGCGGCCAGGTGATGCTCGAGCCGAACACCCGCCTGGGCAAGCTGCGCCAGGACCAGTTCGCCTACGAGGACTTCACCGTGATCGACACGGTGATCATGGGCCACGAACAGCTGTACAAGGTCAAGGCCGAGCGCGACCGCATCTACTCGCTGGCGGAGATGACCGAGGAAGACGGCATGGCCGTCGCCGAGCTGGAAACCGAGTTCGCCGAAATGGACGGCTATACCGCCGACTCCCGCGCCGGCGAGCTGCTGCTGGGCCTGGGCATCCCCCTGGAACAGCACTTCGGCCCGATGAGCGAGGTGGCACCCGGCTGGAAACTGCGTGTACTGCTGGCCCAGGCGCTGTTCTCGGACCCGGACGTGCTGCTGCTGGACGAACCGACCAACCACCTGGACATCAACACCATCCGCTGGCTGGAAACGATTCTCACGGCGCGCAACAGCACCATGATCATCATTTCCCACGACCGTCACTTCCTCAACAGCGTCTGCACCCACATGGCCGACCTGGACTACGGTGAACTGCGCCTGTTCCCGGGCAACTACGACGAGTACATGACGGCCGCGACCCAGTCGCGCGAGCAACTGCTGTCGGACAACGCCAAGAAGAAAGCGCAGATCGCCGAGCTGCAGACCTTCGTCAGCCGCTTCTCGGCCAACGCCTCGAAGGCCAAGCAGGCCACCTCGCGCGCCAAGCAGATCGACAAGATCCAGCTGGCCGAGGTCAAGCCTTCGAGCCGCGTCAGCCCGTTCATCCGCTTCGAGCAAACGAAGAAACTGCATCGCCAGGCAGTGATCGTCGAGAAGATGGCCAAGGCCTTCGACGACAAGGTGCTGTTCAAGGACTTCAGCTTCACCATCGAAGCCGGCGAGCGCGTGGCGATCATCGGCCCCAACGGTATCGGCAAGACCACCCTGCTGCGCACCCTGGTCGGCGAAATGCAGCCGGACGCGGGCGCGGTGAAGTGGACCGACAGCGCCGAGGTGGGCTACTACGCCCAGGACCACGCCCACGACTTCGAAGACGACATGACCCTGTTCGACTGGATGGGCCAGTGGACCAGCGGCGAGCAGGTGATCCGCGGCACCCTGGGGCGCATGCTGTTCTCCAACGACGAGATCCTCAAGTCGGTGAAGGTGATTTCCGGTGGTGAGCAGGGTCGCATGCTGTTCGGCAAGCTGATCCTGCAAAAACCCAACGTACTGGTGATGGACGAACCAACCAACCACCTGGACATGGAATCGATCGAGGCGCTGAACCTGGCGCTGGAAAACTACCCAGGCACCCTGCTGTTCGTCAGCCACGACCGTGAGTTCGTGTCGTCGCTGGCCACCCGCATCATCGAGCTGACCGCCGATGGCGTGGTGGACTTCAGCGGTACCTACGACGACTACCTGCGCAGCCAGGGCGTGGTGGTCTGA
- a CDS encoding MmcQ/YjbR family DNA-binding protein: MSEHRMTAEQVAAFCLALPGAQEDYKWGGIRVFSVAGNKMFAIQGLSGDGLAFKVADELFLGYCDRPGIRPAPYLARAKWVSLEQPYPMAREEMSDLLRRSHQLVVRRLPKRRQVGLLLD; this comes from the coding sequence ATGTCTGAGCACAGGATGACGGCAGAACAGGTCGCAGCCTTCTGCCTGGCCCTGCCTGGGGCGCAAGAGGACTACAAATGGGGCGGCATACGAGTGTTCTCGGTGGCCGGCAACAAGATGTTCGCGATCCAGGGCCTGAGCGGCGACGGGCTGGCGTTCAAGGTGGCCGACGAGCTGTTCCTGGGCTATTGCGACCGCCCGGGGATACGCCCGGCGCCCTACCTGGCGCGGGCCAAGTGGGTCAGCCTGGAACAGCCCTACCCCATGGCCCGGGAAGAAATGAGCGACTTGCTGCGCCGCTCGCACCAGCTGGTGGTGCGGCGCTTGCCCAAGCGGCGGCAGGTGGGGTTGCTGCTGGACTGA
- the pnuC gene encoding nicotinamide riboside transporter PnuC yields the protein MSGLELFAAALGVIAVWLTVKQNPWCWPIGLVMVVLYSWIFYEVKLYSDMLLQLVYAVLQLYGWWQWTRPDRVEDARQVSRLAAAPLLKGLAAGLLASLLLGAGMAHWTDAAQPWLDAALTGFSLVAQLWMAQKRLQCWALWVVLDVIFVGLFLYKGLYLTAALYALFTLIAVRGWLEWRRDPALVAA from the coding sequence ATGTCCGGCCTCGAACTCTTCGCCGCCGCGCTCGGCGTCATCGCCGTCTGGCTCACCGTCAAGCAGAACCCCTGGTGCTGGCCCATCGGCCTGGTGATGGTGGTGCTGTACAGCTGGATCTTCTACGAAGTGAAGCTGTACTCGGACATGCTCCTGCAACTGGTCTACGCCGTGCTGCAGCTGTACGGCTGGTGGCAATGGACCCGTCCGGACCGGGTCGAGGACGCCCGCCAGGTGAGCCGCCTGGCCGCCGCGCCGCTGCTCAAGGGCCTGGCGGCGGGCCTGCTGGCCAGCCTGCTGCTGGGCGCCGGCATGGCCCACTGGACCGATGCCGCGCAACCCTGGCTGGATGCCGCCCTCACCGGCTTCAGCCTGGTGGCGCAGCTGTGGATGGCGCAGAAGCGCCTGCAATGCTGGGCCCTGTGGGTAGTGCTGGACGTGATCTTCGTCGGCCTGTTCCTGTACAAGGGGCTGTACCTGACCGCCGCCCTGTATGCCTTGTTCACCCTGATCGCGGTGCGCGGCTGGCTGGAGTGGCGCCGCGACCCGGCGCTGGTCGCGGCATGA
- a CDS encoding AAA family ATPase, translating into MKVLVLCGPESSGKSWLAGEIQAHFGGVLVGEYVRHFMEREQRDTCYADIPSIARGQLDWEDQGRAQAPQLLILDTHLLSNILWSRALFQDCPAWLEQTLAARHYDLHLLLRPEGVEWIGDGLRCQPQLEERQAFFDDSLAWLQRHRQSVQIIEGDWAQRSAVVLQAVQRLLDGKQPHCPTEC; encoded by the coding sequence ATGAAGGTCCTGGTGCTGTGTGGCCCGGAATCCAGCGGCAAGAGCTGGTTGGCCGGCGAGATCCAGGCCCACTTCGGCGGCGTGCTGGTGGGTGAGTACGTGCGCCACTTCATGGAACGCGAGCAGCGTGACACCTGCTACGCCGACATCCCCAGCATCGCCCGCGGCCAGCTCGACTGGGAAGACCAGGGCCGGGCCCAGGCGCCGCAGCTGCTGATCCTCGACACCCACCTGCTGAGCAATATCCTCTGGAGCCGCGCGCTGTTCCAGGACTGCCCCGCCTGGCTCGAGCAAACCCTCGCCGCCCGGCATTACGACCTGCACCTGCTGCTGCGCCCGGAGGGCGTCGAGTGGATTGGCGACGGGCTGCGCTGCCAGCCGCAACTGGAAGAGCGCCAGGCGTTCTTCGACGACAGCCTGGCCTGGTTGCAACGCCATCGGCAGAGCGTGCAGATCATCGAGGGCGACTGGGCGCAGCGCAGCGCCGTGGTGCTGCAGGCGGTACAGCGGCTGCTTGATGGCAAACAGCCACACTGCCCCACCGAGTGTTAG
- a CDS encoding LysR substrate-binding domain-containing protein yields MQDLNDLFYFARVVEAGGFAAAGRQLGIPKSRLSRRIAELEERLGTRLLQRTTRQLKLTAVGERYLSHCQAMLLEAEMADEVVASMSSEPRGRLRVSCPVALAHAFLPDVISRFLAQYPQVQLDMVLLNRRVDLISEGIDVALRVRDLGDEDPALVTRRLRQAQMQLVAAPGFAEHVREPAQLATLPVLGATEADRLVHFRLFGPGGREQEVALEPRLAIDDFVVRNAAVRAGLGFTALPSMFCEEELARGELVRLLPDWSLPGGYLQAVYPHRRGLLPAVRVWIDHLAASFEACGERYV; encoded by the coding sequence ATGCAAGACCTCAACGACCTGTTCTACTTCGCCCGGGTGGTCGAAGCCGGTGGTTTCGCCGCCGCCGGGCGCCAGCTGGGCATCCCCAAGTCGCGGCTGTCGCGGCGCATCGCCGAGCTCGAAGAGCGCCTGGGCACCCGCCTGCTGCAACGCACCACCCGCCAGCTCAAGCTCACCGCGGTGGGCGAACGCTACCTGAGCCACTGCCAGGCCATGCTGCTGGAGGCGGAAATGGCCGACGAAGTGGTGGCGAGCATGTCCAGCGAACCCCGCGGCCGCCTGCGGGTGTCCTGCCCGGTGGCCCTGGCCCATGCCTTCCTGCCGGATGTCATCAGCCGCTTTCTGGCCCAGTACCCCCAGGTGCAACTGGACATGGTACTGCTCAACCGTCGCGTCGACCTGATCTCCGAGGGCATCGACGTGGCCCTGCGGGTACGCGACCTGGGCGATGAAGACCCGGCGCTGGTCACCCGCCGCCTGCGCCAGGCGCAGATGCAACTGGTGGCGGCACCGGGCTTTGCCGAGCATGTCCGCGAGCCGGCGCAACTGGCGACATTGCCCGTGCTGGGGGCGACCGAGGCCGACCGCCTGGTGCATTTTCGCCTGTTCGGCCCTGGCGGCCGTGAACAGGAAGTGGCGTTGGAACCGCGCCTGGCCATCGATGACTTTGTCGTGCGCAACGCCGCGGTACGCGCGGGCCTGGGCTTCACCGCCCTGCCCAGCATGTTTTGCGAGGAGGAGCTGGCGCGTGGCGAGTTGGTGCGCCTGCTGCCAGACTGGTCGCTGCCGGGCGGCTACCTGCAGGCGGTTTACCCGCACCGGCGTGGGCTGCTGCCGGCGGTCAGGGTATGGATCGACCACCTGGCGGCTTCGTTCGAGGCGTGTGGAGAGCGTTATGTCTGA
- a CDS encoding DUF1294 domain-containing protein, translated as MARARAEGRVEAQGVRNARLKLLILAGLCLLPLLGGLQMGLSGQSWLPLALYPAVSVISLLLYWQDKQQARTQAWRTPEKVLHASELLGGWPGALLAQQLLRHKTRKLSYQLVFWAIVAVHQLFWIDHLLLDGRWLGQWF; from the coding sequence ATGGCGCGGGCACGGGCAGAGGGCCGGGTAGAGGCCCAGGGCGTGCGCAATGCGCGCCTGAAGTTGCTGATATTGGCGGGGCTGTGCCTGTTGCCGTTGCTGGGAGGCCTGCAGATGGGCCTCAGCGGCCAGTCGTGGTTGCCGTTGGCGCTGTATCCGGCAGTGAGCGTGATCAGCCTGCTGTTGTATTGGCAGGACAAGCAGCAGGCACGCACCCAGGCCTGGCGTACGCCGGAAAAGGTGTTGCATGCCAGCGAGCTGCTGGGGGGCTGGCCTGGGGCATTGCTGGCCCAGCAGCTGTTGCGCCACAAGACCCGCAAGCTGTCTTATCAGCTGGTGTTCTGGGCCATTGTTGCGGTGCACCAGCTGTTCTGGATCGATCACCTGCTACTGGATGGCCGTTGGCTGGGGCAATGGTTCTGA
- a CDS encoding Qnr family pentapeptide repeat protein, protein MESPVFENKRFDLNEFTGRTIKGVSFLNCDFSRVDLSETQFVDCIFYDRDREVGCSFRSAKLKGASFKRCDLSVCVFNFASALGLEISESKAQGADFSSASFMNVISSKSWFCSAFINKSNLAYANFSKVNLEKCELWDNRWTGANLAGASFAGSDLSGGDFTAIDWHSADFTGCDLTDSELGDLDLRTVNLEGVKVSRDQMSDLAARLGINVLG, encoded by the coding sequence ATGGAATCACCCGTGTTTGAAAACAAGCGTTTCGATCTGAATGAGTTCACCGGTAGAACCATAAAGGGCGTGAGCTTCCTGAATTGTGACTTTTCCAGGGTTGATTTGTCGGAAACGCAGTTTGTCGATTGCATCTTCTATGACCGAGACCGTGAAGTGGGCTGTAGTTTTCGCAGCGCGAAATTAAAAGGTGCGTCCTTCAAACGTTGCGACCTGTCGGTCTGTGTTTTCAACTTTGCCAGTGCGCTGGGCCTTGAAATCAGCGAATCCAAGGCGCAGGGCGCGGATTTCAGCAGTGCAAGCTTCATGAACGTAATCTCCAGTAAATCCTGGTTTTGCAGTGCCTTCATCAATAAAAGTAACTTGGCATATGCCAATTTCTCAAAAGTCAACCTGGAGAAGTGCGAGCTCTGGGATAATCGCTGGACCGGCGCCAACCTGGCCGGGGCAAGTTTTGCAGGCTCGGATCTTTCCGGTGGCGATTTCACTGCCATTGACTGGCACTCCGCAGATTTTACGGGGTGTGACTTGACAGATTCCGAACTGGGGGACTTGGACCTCAGAACAGTGAACCTGGAGGGTGTAAAGGTGAGTCGTGACCAGATGAGTGATCTTGCTGCGCGCTTGGGTATCAATGTCTTGGGTTGA
- a CDS encoding alpha/beta hydrolase family protein, whose translation MNRTRTLMALLLLAGLLARADAAPWVAGLHRLTLADPVDARPMQALVFYPANGQVRNVRIEGYQTQVAEEAPVAMGQFPLLVISHGNTGSPMALHDLANGLARQGFVVVAVIHPGDNSRDHSRLGTLSNLYGRPLQISAAITAARADALLAPYLNDGKVGVIGYSAGGETALILSGARPDLERLRRYCEARPGDGDACKTHGVLIADHSELVPRADPRVGAVMLMAPLSLMFGRHALAGVQVPALIYSGDRDQLLALEHNADALARKLPVSPDYRLLSGAGHFVFMAPCDAEQHQRMPVLCKDAEGVDRRHIHRSLRSATTAFFSQALGAPVPAERSAALAAPGQPQAQRNP comes from the coding sequence ATGAACCGAACCCGCACCCTGATGGCCCTGTTGCTGCTCGCCGGCCTGTTGGCCCGCGCCGACGCGGCGCCATGGGTGGCCGGCTTGCACCGTCTGACCCTGGCCGACCCGGTCGACGCGCGGCCCATGCAGGCGCTGGTGTTCTATCCGGCCAATGGCCAGGTGCGCAACGTGCGGATCGAGGGCTACCAGACCCAGGTCGCCGAAGAGGCTCCGGTGGCCATGGGCCAGTTCCCGCTGTTGGTGATCTCCCACGGCAATACCGGCAGCCCGATGGCCCTGCACGACCTGGCCAATGGCCTGGCACGCCAGGGGTTCGTGGTGGTGGCGGTGATCCACCCCGGTGACAACAGCCGCGACCACAGTCGTCTGGGCACCCTCAGCAACCTCTATGGCCGACCTTTGCAGATAAGCGCCGCGATCACCGCGGCGCGTGCCGATGCCTTGCTCGCGCCTTACCTGAACGACGGCAAGGTCGGGGTGATCGGTTATTCGGCCGGGGGCGAAACCGCGTTGATCCTGTCCGGCGCCAGGCCTGACCTCGAACGTCTGCGCCGCTACTGCGAGGCCCGTCCGGGCGATGGCGATGCCTGCAAGACCCATGGCGTGCTGATTGCCGACCACAGCGAACTGGTGCCACGGGCCGACCCCCGGGTCGGGGCGGTGATGTTGATGGCGCCGCTGAGCCTGATGTTCGGGCGCCACGCCCTGGCCGGCGTGCAGGTGCCGGCGTTGATCTACAGCGGTGATCGCGACCAGTTGCTGGCCCTGGAGCACAACGCCGACGCCCTGGCGCGCAAGCTGCCGGTCAGCCCCGATTACCGGCTGCTGTCGGGGGCCGGGCACTTCGTGTTCATGGCGCCCTGCGATGCCGAGCAGCACCAGCGCATGCCGGTGCTGTGCAAGGATGCCGAGGGTGTCGACCGCCGGCATATCCATCGCTCGTTGCGCAGCGCAACCACGGCGTTCTTCAGCCAGGCCCTGGGCGCGCCGGTGCCTGCCGAGCGTTCAGCCGCGCTGGCTGCGCCGGGCCAGCCACAAGCTCAGCGCAACCCCTGA
- a CDS encoding adhesin translates to MRRSLLMLVTLCSASVLAQPPVVNNATIDSSGARYQGNLGVNQAAGDQQQQVNARAIAIGHDANASTQIRQRSRSLVDPALDAQASIQGNAFSQGNGILGVNQSAGASNQQANALRISVSAQPQSIDDSVLLQQNVALLNSSDSTAPTPGHRQVSTSDQAFTGSRGVVQLNQSAGVGNRTANTLSIRVAD, encoded by the coding sequence ATGAGGCGCTCGCTGCTGATGCTCGTCACCCTGTGCAGTGCTTCGGTCTTGGCCCAACCGCCGGTGGTCAACAACGCCACCATCGACAGCTCCGGCGCCCGCTACCAGGGCAACCTGGGGGTCAACCAGGCTGCCGGCGACCAGCAGCAGCAGGTCAACGCGCGGGCCATCGCCATCGGTCATGACGCCAACGCCAGCACCCAGATCCGCCAGCGCTCGCGCAGCCTGGTCGACCCGGCGCTCGACGCCCAGGCGAGCATCCAGGGCAACGCCTTCAGCCAGGGCAACGGCATCCTCGGGGTCAACCAGAGCGCCGGCGCCAGCAACCAGCAAGCCAACGCACTGCGCATCAGCGTCAGTGCCCAGCCACAAAGCATCGACGACAGCGTCCTTCTGCAACAGAACGTGGCGCTGCTCAACAGCTCGGATTCAACCGCCCCGACACCCGGCCATCGCCAGGTCAGCACCAGCGACCAGGCATTCACCGGTAGCCGTGGCGTGGTGCAGTTGAATCAGAGTGCCGGGGTGGGCAACCGAACGGCCAACACCCTGAGCATCCGGGTCGCTGACTGA
- a CDS encoding MFS transporter, translating to MTTPHSTPGITRQILSIVFYTFIAFLCIGLPIAVLPSHVHDQLGFGAVIAGLTIGLQYLATLLSRPFAGRVADTLGGKRAIRYGLYGIAGCGLLTLFSAWVQALPWLSLALLLGGRLLLGIAQGLIGVATLSWGIGQLGAQHTARVISWNGIASYGAIAIGAPAGVLLVDALHFAVLGPALLVLALLALAALRRRPDAEVLRGERLPFWSAFARVAPCGLGLTLASIGYGTLTTFVTLYYLERDWVGAAWCLSAFGLCFIVSRLLFVNAVNRFGGYNVAIACMSTEALGLTLLWLAPTPLWAMLGAGLTGFGLSLVYPALGVEAIRQVPSSSRGAGLGAYAVFFDLALAIAGPVMGAVAVHLGYASIFCVAALLALSGVALSLWLARRSQRG from the coding sequence ATGACCACGCCCCACAGCACCCCCGGCATCACCCGGCAGATCCTCTCGATCGTCTTCTACACCTTCATCGCCTTCCTGTGCATCGGCCTGCCGATCGCGGTATTGCCCAGCCACGTGCATGATCAACTCGGCTTCGGCGCGGTCATTGCCGGCCTGACCATCGGCTTGCAATACCTGGCCACCTTGCTCAGCCGGCCCTTTGCCGGGCGCGTGGCCGACACCCTGGGCGGCAAGCGTGCCATCCGCTACGGCTTGTACGGTATTGCCGGCTGCGGCCTGCTCACCCTGTTCTCGGCCTGGGTCCAGGCCCTGCCCTGGCTGAGCCTGGCGCTGCTGTTGGGCGGGCGCCTGCTGCTGGGCATCGCCCAGGGGCTGATCGGGGTGGCGACGCTGAGCTGGGGCATCGGCCAGCTAGGCGCGCAACACACGGCGCGGGTCATCTCATGGAACGGTATCGCCTCCTATGGCGCCATCGCCATTGGCGCGCCGGCGGGGGTGCTGCTGGTGGATGCGCTGCACTTCGCGGTGCTGGGCCCTGCCCTGCTGGTGCTGGCGCTGCTGGCCCTGGCGGCGCTGCGCAGGCGCCCGGATGCCGAGGTGCTGCGCGGCGAGCGCCTGCCGTTCTGGTCGGCCTTCGCCCGGGTGGCACCCTGCGGCCTGGGGCTGACCCTGGCGTCGATCGGTTATGGCACCCTGACCACCTTCGTCACCCTCTATTACCTGGAGCGCGACTGGGTTGGCGCGGCCTGGTGCCTGAGCGCCTTCGGCTTGTGCTTCATCGTTTCGCGGCTGCTGTTCGTCAACGCGGTCAACCGCTTTGGCGGCTACAACGTCGCCATCGCCTGCATGAGCACCGAGGCCCTGGGCCTGACGCTGCTATGGCTGGCGCCAACGCCGCTGTGGGCGATGCTCGGTGCCGGGCTGACCGGGTTCGGCCTGTCGCTGGTGTACCCGGCGCTGGGCGTCGAGGCGATTCGCCAGGTGCCGAGCAGCAGCCGTGGGGCCGGCCTGGGCGCCTATGCGGTTTTCTTCGACCTGGCCTTGGCCATTGCCGGCCCGGTGATGGGCGCGGTGGCGGTACACCTAGGGTACGCCTCGATCTTCTGCGTCGCCGCCCTGCTCGCGCTGTCAGGGGTTGCGCTGAGCTTGTGGCTGGCCCGGCGCAGCCAGCGCGGCTGA